The Panicum virgatum strain AP13 chromosome 5K, P.virgatum_v5, whole genome shotgun sequence genome has a window encoding:
- the LOC120709092 gene encoding disease resistance protein RGA5-like isoform X2 codes for MEVVSASHGVLGPILGKLTSLLADECVRLKGVRREIRSLRSELMSMHAAVQKYAMLQHPDVQGKVWISLVRELAYDTEDVIDKFVHHLGNGSHHHGGFKEYFRKIARQLKTLGSRHGIASQIDELKARVKEVKEQKSSYKLDDIAGSTCERSVVDPRLSALFVEEEHLVGIDGPRDDLVNWMVEDKGSSTKNLKVLSIVGFGGLGKTTLAKEVCSKIQGHFHCQAFVSISQKPNVKNIIKDVISQVPCKKEFKEDIDTWDEKKFIVKLRELLQDKRYLITIDDIWSIPARDSIKYAFPENNLSSRIIATTRIVDVARSCCPRGDIDRIYEMEALSDLHSKRLFFKRIFGSEDCCPDVLKQVSNKILKKCGGLPLALISISSLLANRPKIKDEWERVSRSIGSALEKNPSLEGMNSILSLSYKNLPPNLKTCLLYLSIFPEDTVIDRECLVRRWIAEGFICEERGHSKQEVAENHFYELINKSMVQPVEVGYDGKARACRVHDMMLELIISKSIEDNFITFVGHGQTDVANRHGLIRRLSIHHIDQELASVLANEDLSHVRSLTVTASACIKYLPSLVGFEALRVLDFQGCQNMQEYDMNGIDKLFQLKYLSLRDTDMSKLPSGIARLYGLETLDLRNTHIEELPPEIVQLIKLRHLLIARYISMYSDEHSWIEATTKIPDGIGNMRNLRVISGFNVIKSSLGAVEELGNLTTLQELHIQLDGRGSQEYKKHEEMLLSSLCKLGRCKLPSLWIYSSDSTPLQFLDSWSPLPSSLQRFQMNTDYFFPEMPKWITPKLTSLAYLDINLVEIMEEDLSIFGEMRALLSLVLTFNGAQNERIIVRGHAFPCLKEFCLFCGNSGTRPTYVKFEEGAMPKLEKLKRRDIFRKKGCSGCHKE; via the exons ATGGAGGTGGTGAGCGCTTCTCATGGCGTGTTGGGTCCCATACTGGGGAAGCTCACCTCCCTGCTTGCCGATGAGTGTGTCCGCCTCAAAGGTGTCCGCCGTGAGATCCGGTCACTTAGATCTGAGCTGATGAGCATGCATGCTGCAGTCCAGAAGTATGCCATGCTACAACATCCTGATGTCCAAGGGAAGGTATGGATATCACTGGTGAGGGAGCTGGCCTATGACACCGAGGATGTCATTGACAAGTTCGTCCACCACCTTGGCAACGGCAGCCACCACCACGGTGGCTTCAAGGAGTACTTTCGGAAGATTGCTCGCCAACTCAAGACTCTTGGGTCTCGCCATGGAATAGCCAGCCAAATTGACGAGCTGAAGGCTCGTGTCAAGGAGGTCAAAGAGCAAAAGAGTAGTTACAAGCTGGATGATATTGCTGGTAGCACCTGTGAGCGCTCCGTCGTGGATCCCCGGTTGTCTGCGCTTTTTGTCGAGGAAGAACACCTCGTGGGCATTGATGGTCCAAGAGACGATCTTGTGAATTGGATGGTGGAAGACAAAGGTAGCTCGACGAAGAATCTCAAGGTGCTATCTATTGTTGGGTTCGGAGGGCTAGGGAAGACAACGTTGGCGAAGGAGGTCTGTAGCAAGATCCAAGGGCATTTTCATTGTCAGGCTTTCGTCTCAATCTCTCAAAAGCCAAATGTGAAGAACATTATAAAGGATGTGATCTCCCAAGTGCCATGCAAGAAAGAATTTAAAGAAGATATTGACActtgggatgaaaagaaatttattgtGAAGCTAAGGGAACTGCTACAAGATAAGAG GTACCTCATCACTATTGATGATATATGGTCTATACCAGCAAGGGACAGTATTAAATATGCCTTCCCGGAGAATAACCTTTCTAGCAGAATTATAGCTACAACACGAATTGTTGATGTAGCAAGATCATGTTGTCCACGTGGTGATATTGACCGCATCTATGAAATGGAAGCCCTAAGTGATCTTCACTCTAAAAGGTTGTTTTTCAAAAGAATATTTGGTTCCGAGGACTGTTGCCCTGATGTGCTAAAACAagtttcaaataaaatattgaAGAAATGTGGAGGCCTACCATTGGCACTTATTAGTATATCAAGTTTGTTGGCAAACCGACCGAAGATCAAAGACGAGTGGGAGAGGGTCAGTAGGTCTATTGGTTCTGCATTGGAAAAAAACCCAAGCTTGGAGGGAATGAATAGTATATTATCCCTTAGCTACAAAAATCTTCCACCTAATCTGAAGAcctgtttgttatatttaagtataTTTCCGGAGGATACAGTCATTGACAGAGAGTGTTTAGTGAGGCGATGGATAGCAGAAGGCTTTATTTGTGAAGAGCGTGGACATAGCAAACAAGAGGTCGCCGAGAACCACTTCTATGAGCTAATCAACAAGAGCATGGTCCAACCAGTGGAAGTTGGCTATGATGGTAAGGCTCGTGCTTGTCGAGTTCACGACATGATGCTAGAGCTCATCATTTCAAAATCGATTGAAGATAATTTCATCACTTTCGTGGGCCACGGGCAGACTGATGTAGCAAATCGTCATGGTCTTATTCGGCGACTGTCAATCCATCATATTGACCAAGAGCTGGCATCTGTattggcaaatgaagatttaagtcATGTTCGGTCTCTAACGGTGACAGCATCAGCTTGCATCAAATACTTGCCTAGTCTCGTTGGCTTTGAAGCTTTGCGTGTGCTAGATTTTCAAGGGTGCCAAAATATGCAAGAGTATGATATGAATGGCATAGATAAACTTTTCCAGCTGAAGTACTTAAGCCTCAGGGACACTGACATGTCGAAGCTACCATCAGGAATTGCGAGGCTATATGGTCTAGAGACGCTAGATCTTAGAAATACACACATCGAAGAGTTGCCACCCGAGATTGTTCAGCTCATTAAGCTACGACATCTACTCATTGCAAGATACATTAGTATGTATTCCGATGAACATTCTTGGATTGAAGCTACAACCAAGATACCAGATGGAATCGGAAATATGAGGAACTTACGGGTGATCTCAGGCTTTAATGTTATCAAGAGTTCATTAGGTGCAGTGGAGGAGCTGGGGAATCTGACAACTTTGCAAGAACTCCATATACAGCTGGACGGCAGAGGATCTCAGGAATACAAGAAGCATGAAGAGATGTTACTTTCCTCTCTATGCAAGCTTGGCAGATGCAAACTCCCGTCGTTATGGATATATTCTTCCGACTCGACACCACTCCAATTCTTAGATTCTTGGTCCCCTCTGCCATCTTCTCTCCAAAGATTTCAGATGAACACTGACTATTTTTTTCCGGAGATGCCGAAGTGGATTACGCCAAAACTCACCAGTCTTGCATACCTAGACATTAATTTAGTGGAAATAATGGAGGAGGATCTGAGCATATTTGGAGAGATGCGTGCCTTGCTTTCTCTGGTGTTAACGTTCAAtggtgcccaaaatgaaagaaTTATTGTCAGAGGCCATGCGTTCCCATGTTTGAAGGAATTCTGCCTTTTTTGTGGTAATTCCGGCACAAGGCCAACATatgtgaagtttgaagaaggggcGATGCCAAAGCTCGAGAAGCTTAAG AGACGCGACATCTTCCGAAAGAAAGGCTGCAGCGGCTGCCATAAGGAATGA
- the LOC120709092 gene encoding disease resistance protein RGA5-like isoform X1, with product MEVVSASHGVLGPILGKLTSLLADECVRLKGVRREIRSLRSELMSMHAAVQKYAMLQHPDVQGKVWISLVRELAYDTEDVIDKFVHHLGNGSHHHGGFKEYFRKIARQLKTLGSRHGIASQIDELKARVKEVKEQKSSYKLDDIAGSTCERSVVDPRLSALFVEEEHLVGIDGPRDDLVNWMVEDKGSSTKNLKVLSIVGFGGLGKTTLAKEVCSKIQGHFHCQAFVSISQKPNVKNIIKDVISQVPCKKEFKEDIDTWDEKKFIVKLRELLQDKRYLITIDDIWSIPARDSIKYAFPENNLSSRIIATTRIVDVARSCCPRGDIDRIYEMEALSDLHSKRLFFKRIFGSEDCCPDVLKQVSNKILKKCGGLPLALISISSLLANRPKIKDEWERVSRSIGSALEKNPSLEGMNSILSLSYKNLPPNLKTCLLYLSIFPEDTVIDRECLVRRWIAEGFICEERGHSKQEVAENHFYELINKSMVQPVEVGYDGKARACRVHDMMLELIISKSIEDNFITFVGHGQTDVANRHGLIRRLSIHHIDQELASVLANEDLSHVRSLTVTASACIKYLPSLVGFEALRVLDFQGCQNMQEYDMNGIDKLFQLKYLSLRDTDMSKLPSGIARLYGLETLDLRNTHIEELPPEIVQLIKLRHLLIARYISMYSDEHSWIEATTKIPDGIGNMRNLRVISGFNVIKSSLGAVEELGNLTTLQELHIQLDGRGSQEYKKHEEMLLSSLCKLGRCKLPSLWIYSSDSTPLQFLDSWSPLPSSLQRFQMNTDYFFPEMPKWITPKLTSLAYLDINLVEIMEEDLSIFGEMRALLSLVLTFNGAQNERIIVRGHAFPCLKEFCLFCGNSGTRPTYVKFEEGAMPKLEKLKVPFFVSMAKAYGFSLGINHLPCLKHAVVVLKNRDATSSERKAAAAAIRNEANANPNHPRGFIEENAEEIFTDDEEEGSTDDEEKG from the exons ATGGAGGTGGTGAGCGCTTCTCATGGCGTGTTGGGTCCCATACTGGGGAAGCTCACCTCCCTGCTTGCCGATGAGTGTGTCCGCCTCAAAGGTGTCCGCCGTGAGATCCGGTCACTTAGATCTGAGCTGATGAGCATGCATGCTGCAGTCCAGAAGTATGCCATGCTACAACATCCTGATGTCCAAGGGAAGGTATGGATATCACTGGTGAGGGAGCTGGCCTATGACACCGAGGATGTCATTGACAAGTTCGTCCACCACCTTGGCAACGGCAGCCACCACCACGGTGGCTTCAAGGAGTACTTTCGGAAGATTGCTCGCCAACTCAAGACTCTTGGGTCTCGCCATGGAATAGCCAGCCAAATTGACGAGCTGAAGGCTCGTGTCAAGGAGGTCAAAGAGCAAAAGAGTAGTTACAAGCTGGATGATATTGCTGGTAGCACCTGTGAGCGCTCCGTCGTGGATCCCCGGTTGTCTGCGCTTTTTGTCGAGGAAGAACACCTCGTGGGCATTGATGGTCCAAGAGACGATCTTGTGAATTGGATGGTGGAAGACAAAGGTAGCTCGACGAAGAATCTCAAGGTGCTATCTATTGTTGGGTTCGGAGGGCTAGGGAAGACAACGTTGGCGAAGGAGGTCTGTAGCAAGATCCAAGGGCATTTTCATTGTCAGGCTTTCGTCTCAATCTCTCAAAAGCCAAATGTGAAGAACATTATAAAGGATGTGATCTCCCAAGTGCCATGCAAGAAAGAATTTAAAGAAGATATTGACActtgggatgaaaagaaatttattgtGAAGCTAAGGGAACTGCTACAAGATAAGAG GTACCTCATCACTATTGATGATATATGGTCTATACCAGCAAGGGACAGTATTAAATATGCCTTCCCGGAGAATAACCTTTCTAGCAGAATTATAGCTACAACACGAATTGTTGATGTAGCAAGATCATGTTGTCCACGTGGTGATATTGACCGCATCTATGAAATGGAAGCCCTAAGTGATCTTCACTCTAAAAGGTTGTTTTTCAAAAGAATATTTGGTTCCGAGGACTGTTGCCCTGATGTGCTAAAACAagtttcaaataaaatattgaAGAAATGTGGAGGCCTACCATTGGCACTTATTAGTATATCAAGTTTGTTGGCAAACCGACCGAAGATCAAAGACGAGTGGGAGAGGGTCAGTAGGTCTATTGGTTCTGCATTGGAAAAAAACCCAAGCTTGGAGGGAATGAATAGTATATTATCCCTTAGCTACAAAAATCTTCCACCTAATCTGAAGAcctgtttgttatatttaagtataTTTCCGGAGGATACAGTCATTGACAGAGAGTGTTTAGTGAGGCGATGGATAGCAGAAGGCTTTATTTGTGAAGAGCGTGGACATAGCAAACAAGAGGTCGCCGAGAACCACTTCTATGAGCTAATCAACAAGAGCATGGTCCAACCAGTGGAAGTTGGCTATGATGGTAAGGCTCGTGCTTGTCGAGTTCACGACATGATGCTAGAGCTCATCATTTCAAAATCGATTGAAGATAATTTCATCACTTTCGTGGGCCACGGGCAGACTGATGTAGCAAATCGTCATGGTCTTATTCGGCGACTGTCAATCCATCATATTGACCAAGAGCTGGCATCTGTattggcaaatgaagatttaagtcATGTTCGGTCTCTAACGGTGACAGCATCAGCTTGCATCAAATACTTGCCTAGTCTCGTTGGCTTTGAAGCTTTGCGTGTGCTAGATTTTCAAGGGTGCCAAAATATGCAAGAGTATGATATGAATGGCATAGATAAACTTTTCCAGCTGAAGTACTTAAGCCTCAGGGACACTGACATGTCGAAGCTACCATCAGGAATTGCGAGGCTATATGGTCTAGAGACGCTAGATCTTAGAAATACACACATCGAAGAGTTGCCACCCGAGATTGTTCAGCTCATTAAGCTACGACATCTACTCATTGCAAGATACATTAGTATGTATTCCGATGAACATTCTTGGATTGAAGCTACAACCAAGATACCAGATGGAATCGGAAATATGAGGAACTTACGGGTGATCTCAGGCTTTAATGTTATCAAGAGTTCATTAGGTGCAGTGGAGGAGCTGGGGAATCTGACAACTTTGCAAGAACTCCATATACAGCTGGACGGCAGAGGATCTCAGGAATACAAGAAGCATGAAGAGATGTTACTTTCCTCTCTATGCAAGCTTGGCAGATGCAAACTCCCGTCGTTATGGATATATTCTTCCGACTCGACACCACTCCAATTCTTAGATTCTTGGTCCCCTCTGCCATCTTCTCTCCAAAGATTTCAGATGAACACTGACTATTTTTTTCCGGAGATGCCGAAGTGGATTACGCCAAAACTCACCAGTCTTGCATACCTAGACATTAATTTAGTGGAAATAATGGAGGAGGATCTGAGCATATTTGGAGAGATGCGTGCCTTGCTTTCTCTGGTGTTAACGTTCAAtggtgcccaaaatgaaagaaTTATTGTCAGAGGCCATGCGTTCCCATGTTTGAAGGAATTCTGCCTTTTTTGTGGTAATTCCGGCACAAGGCCAACATatgtgaagtttgaagaaggggcGATGCCAAAGCTCGAGAAGCTTAAGGTGCCATTCTTTGTGTCAATGGCTAAAGCCTATGGGTTTAGCTTAGGTATTAACCATCTTCCATGTCTGAAACATGCCGTGGTTGTACTTAAAAATAGAGACGCGACATCTTCCGAAAGAAAGGCTGCAGCGGCTGCCATAAGGAATGAAGCAAATGCCAACCCCAATCATCCCAGGGGATTTATTGAAGAGAACGCGGAAGAGATTTTCACAGATGATGAAGAAGAGGGTTCCACAGATGATGAAGAAAAGGGGTAG